One genomic window of Glycine max cultivar Williams 82 chromosome 16, Glycine_max_v4.0, whole genome shotgun sequence includes the following:
- the LOC102665786 gene encoding uncharacterized protein: MARVSKVVKISAQELDRVKQNRNGVIGIPRKRMEEKAEALASQEEWASFIDILALLVFGTVLFPNMDGLVDLVAIDAFLAYHHNKESPIIAMLVDTYDTLDLRCEKSSAKIIYCTPALYMWLVSHIFHHEGGPICPVQGHRMCAEKGKANWEELLAGYPMRGEPSEKSIAPFITRGSSDPNAKMLQRVRKAWKAVQRKDKELRGSSSGVIGGYHKWLKARTQGIT, from the exons ATGGCAAGAGTATCAAAAGTGGttaaaatctcagcacaagaatTGGACCGAGTAAAGCAAAATAGAAATGGGGTGATAGGGATACCAAGGAAGCGTATGGAGGAGAAGGCAGAAGCTCTGGCAAGCCAAGAAGAGTGGGCATCATTCATTGACATCTTAGCTCTATTGGTGTTTGGGACTGTGCTCTTTCCAAATATGGATGGATTAGTGGATCTAGTAGCGATCGATGCTTTTCTTGCTTATCATCACAATAAGGAAAGCCCGATCATTGCTATGTTGGTTGACACATATGATACACTCGACTtgagatgtgagaagagcagtgCGAAGATCATCTATTGCACGCCCGCTCTTTATATGTGGTTAGTCTCCCATATTTTTCATCATGAAGGTGGACCTATTTGTCCTGTACAAGGTCATCGCATGTGTGCCGAGAAAGGGAAAGCAAATTGGGAAGAACTCTTGGCAG gttaccctatgagaggggagCCATCGGAAAAGAGTATTGCGCCTTTCATCACACGAGGTTCCAGTGACCCCAATGCAAAAATGCTTCAAAGAGTCCGAAAAGCATGGAAGGCGGTGCAAAGAAAGGATAAGGAGCTTAGAGGAAGCAGCAGTGGTGTCATTGGCGGATATCATAAATGGTTGAAGGCTCGGACGCAAGGGATAACTTGA